Below is a window of Saccharomonospora viridis DSM 43017 DNA.
ATCTTGTTGCGTCGCAGCACACCGGACTGTGCCGTGTGCTTGATGCGCTTACCACGCAACCACGTCTTGATGAACCGTTCGTAGGCTTCGAAGTCCTTGGCCGCGATCTCGATCCCCGTGGCGTCGAAGCCGTACATCATCGCCTGGTTCAGCACGGTGCCCCGGCCACACAGCGGATCGAGCACGTGTAGGGCACGGCCGAACGGATCGGACCCCCAGCGGGACGCGAGCAGTGTCAGGTTCAGCAGGAGCTGGGTGAACTGCTCGTTGGTCTTGCCCGGGTACTTCTGGATGGTGAGCAGGTCGGAGTCGAATCGCGCCACGGGGGTCATCGGCAGCGGGCGCAACAGTTCACCGGTCACCTCGAACAGCGCGTACGCCGACGACACGTTCGACAACGTCGTGATGTCGTCGTCGCTCAACGGCCGGTCGGTGGTCAGGGTGACGTAGTCGACGCCGCCGATCGTCCGGACGTCCGTGCCGGTCAGTGTGGCCGAAGCCAGTGTGGACGCGAACGCCGACAACTCGGCCCTGACCAGGGCGGGTGCGGTGTCGGTGTAGACGCGGTTGGCGGAAGGGAGGATGAGGATCGCGTACTCGGGCATTGTTAGACCAGCTTAGCCGAGTCGAAGCAGGGCCTTGGACGAAGCTCTTTTGACTACGCTGGCCCGACGTGACCGACCTGATGCCGCAACGTGTGCCCGCCCGTGAGGTGTGGCGACTCGCCGTTCCCGCGCTGGGTGTGCTGGCCGCCGAGCCGCTCTACGTTCTCGTGGACACCGCTGTGGTCGGCCACCTGGGTGCGTTGCCGTTGGCGGGACTCGCCCTCGGCGGCACGTTGTTGTCGCTGGTGTCCACGCAGTTGACTTTTCTGTCCTACGGGACCACCGCGCGCACGGCGCGTCTGCACGGCGCGGGTCGGCGTGCCGACGCCGTGGGAGAGGGCGTGCAGGCGACGTGGTTGGCGCTCGCCGTCGGGCTCGCGGTGTTGGTGGTGGGACAGCTCGTGGCCGAACCGGTCGCCCGACTGATGTCGGGTGATCCGGCTGTGGCGGAGCAGACGGTGTCGTGGCTACGCATCGCCCTGTGCGGTACGCCGATGATCCTCGTCACGATGGCGGGCAACGGCTGGATGCGCGGTGTCCAGGACGCCGCGCGCCCACTGCGGTACGTCCTCGCGGGCAACGCGTTGTCGGCCGCGCTGTGTCCCGTGCTCGTGTATCCGGTGGGCTGGGGACTCGAAGGGTCGGCCGTCGCCAACGTGGTCGCCCAGACCGTGTCGGCGAGCCTGTTCATCCGGGCGTTGATCCGCGAGGGTGTCTTCCGCCGGCCGCAGCCATCGGTGATGTGGGCGCAGTTGCGGCTCGGACGGGACCTCGTTCTGCGCAGCCTGGCGTTCCAGGCGTGTTTCCTGTCCGCGACGACCGTGGCGGCCCGCACCTCCACCGAGGCCGTCGGCGCTCACCAGGTGGTGTGGCAGCTGTGGACGTTCCTGGCGTTGGTGCTGGACTCGGTGGCCATCGCCGCGCAGTCGTTGATCGGTGCCGCCCTGGGTGCGCACGACTCCCGGCGCGCCCGAGGCATCGCCTCGCAGATCGTTTCCTACGGGCTCGTCTTCGGCTGTGTGCTCGCGGTGGTGTTCGCCGCCGCTTCCCCGGTGCTGCCGGGACTGTTCACCACCGATGCGGGCGTGCTCGCCGCCATCCCGTACGCATGGTGGTTCTTCGTCGCGCTGCAACCGGTCGCGGGAGTGGTGTTCGCGCTCGACGGTGTGCTCCTCGGCGCGGGCGATGCCACGTTCCTCCGCAACGCCACGCTCGGCAGCGCGGTGCTCGGTTATCTGCCGTTGATCTGGATGTCGTTGGCGTTCGGCTGGGGGCTCGCCGGCATCTGGACCGGACTGTCGCTGTTCATGCTGCTGCGGATGGGATTCGTGGTGGCCCGGTGGCGGTCGGGAGGCTGGGCCGTGGTGGGCGCCGTTCGGACGTGAGCGAAAGTGTGGGCAATCACACGAAGATCACGGGTAAGTATCGAAGATGCTTAGGCGATACAACTAGTGGGCCCTCGACGTGGGCGCCCGCGTTGTGTCCTTCGCGGTCCTTCGTGTCCGTGCGTCCTGTGTCGTCGCCCGCGCCATCGCTGACATCACTGGGGAGGAGATTCTTTGTCGTCCCGGCCTACCACGACCACGTCCTCCGGGTCCCTGAGGTCGTGGTTGATCTGGTTGACCGCGGCTTTCGTCTACGTTCTCGCGGTTTTCCACCGCACGTCACTCGGTGTGGCGGGCCTCGACGCCGCTGAGCGGTTCGGTGTCGGTTCCGCCGCGCTGTCCGCGTTCACCGTCCTCCAGGTCGGTGTCTACGCGGCCATGCAGGTTCCCACAGGATTACTGGTCGATCGATTCGGGCCGCGCCGGGTACTCCTCGGCGCGTTGACCTTCCTTGGGCTCGGGCAGGTGTTGCTCGCCGTGGCCCACACCTACGCTCTCGCGCTCATCGCGCGTGGTGTTCTCGGGCTCGGCGACGCGCTCACGTTCGTCTCCGTGCTACGGCTTGCGGCCAACCATTTCCCCGGCCGGCAGTACATGCTGGTCACCGCCCTGACCGGTGCGCTCGGTTTCGTCGGTAACCTCGCCGCCACCCTTCCACTGGCTCTGCTGCTCGCGGGGCCAGGCTGGACGCCCACCTTCCTGATCGCCGGATTGGTGACCCTGGCCTTCACCGTCGTGGTGACGTTGCGGGTGCGCGACACGCCCACCTCTCGGACGACGGCCGCCCCCACGGCATCGGCCACCGAGGTCCTTGCGCAACTACGGGCTGCGCTGCGGATCCCGGGGACCCGGCTCGGGTTCTGGACGCACTTCACCACACCGTTCGGCCAGAACGCCATGGTGCTGCTGTGGGGCGTGCCGTTTCTGGTGGACGGTCAGGGCTACTCGGCCACGGTGGCCAGTTCCCTGCTCGTGGTGTTCGTGATCGGCGCGATGGTCGGCGGGCCGGTGCTCGGGGGATTCGTCGGTCGCAGGCCCGAACTGCGGATGCCGTTGGTGGTGGGCTACCTCGCGGCCACCGGCGTCACGTGGGCGGTGCTGTTGGGATGGCCGGGACAGCTGCCCGTGGGGGTGCTGATCCCCGCGTTCGCCGTGCTGTCGCTCGGCGGCCCGTTCTCCATGGTCGGGTTCGCGTTGGCGCGGGATTACAACCCGCTGCCACGGGTCGGCACCGCCACCGGAATCGTCAACGTGGGTGGATTCGTGGCCACCATGGTGGTGTCCCTGCTGATCGGTGTTCTCCTGGAGGCCACGGGCGGTAACTACCGGATCGCGTTCCTGACGATGGTGGTCGTGCTCGCCCTCGGGGCCTGGCGGATCGGGGTGTGGTGGCTGCGAGCCCGTGCGGCCGTGTTCGCCGCCGAGGACAGGGGTGAGTCGGTACCCGTGCGGTTGCGCAGGCACCGCTGGGACACCGGCCACATCGTCGCGGAACGCACGTCGGCGTCGGTGTGAACCCGTTTCGGTTACCGCCGGTGGTCGGCGGTTTCGCGGGGGCGGTTACAGTGCGAGCGTGTCTGCCCAAGCCGCGTCCTCCGGATTGTTGATCGTCGACAAACCCGGCGGGATGACCTCGCACGACGTGGTCGCCAAGGTCCGCCGTTTCCTGCGTACCCGCAAGGTCGGGCACGCGGGGACGCTCGATCCGATGGCCACGGGGGTGCTCGTGCTGGGCGTGGGGCGTGCCACGAAACTGCTCGGACACCTGGCGTTGGATCGCAAGGCCTATCTCGCCACGATCGTCCTCGGCGCCGCCACCACCACCGACGACGCCGAGGGGGAGGTCACGTCGAGCGCCGACGCCTCCGGCGTGCGTGATTCCGACATCGCCGCCGAGATCGCGGCGTTGACGGGTGACATCCTGCAGAAGCCGAGCGCGGTGAGCGCGGTGAAGGTGGACGGCAAACGCGCCTACGCCCGCGTGCGGGCGGGGGAGGAGGTCGATCTCCCGGCCCGGCCCGTCACAGTGCATCGGTTCGACGTGCTCGCCACCCGACGGGAAGGGCAGCGGGTGGAGCTCGACGTGATGGTCGACTGTTCGTCGGGCACGTACGTGCGGGCGCTCGCACGTGATCTGGGTTCGGCGCTCGGGGTCGGTGGTCATCTCGCCGCGCTGCGGCGCACCTCGGTCGGACCGTTCACCCTGGCGCAGGCCCGCACCCTCGACGAGGTCGAGCGCGCGCCGGGGCTGTCGTTGAGTCTGAGCGAGGCCGTGGCGGCCGCGTTCCCCCGGGTCGACGTCGCCGCCTCCGCCGCGCACGCGATCCGGCACGGGCAGCGCATCCCCGCGGCCGGGATCGACGGCACCTACGGAGTGTTCGGCCCCGACGGTCGTGTGCTCGCGCTGGCGCGGGACAGTGGTCGGGTGGCCAAGTCCGTGGTCGTCCTCGACCCCGCCTGAGATCCCTCCCCAAGAGATCGATCTCGGGCGGGCTACCCTGCACCACGTGCAGCGATGGCGTGGTGTGGCGGACCTTCCCGGTGATTGGGGCCGGTGCGTGGTCACGATCGGCGTGTTCGACGGCGTGCATAAGGGGCACCAGGCGTTGATCAGTCAGACGGTGAGGACGGCCCGGCAACGGGGCTTGCCCAGTGTGGTGCTCACCTTCGACCCGCATCCGGCGGAGGTCCTGCGCCCGGGGAGTCATCCCGCCCAGCTCACGACGCTGACTCGCAAGGCCGAGCTGATAGAGCAGCTCGGCGTCGACGTTCTCGCCGTGCTGCCGTTCACGCCGGAGTTGTCACGGCTGTCGCCCGAGGAGTTCGTCCACGAGATCCTCGTCGAACGGCTGCACGCCGCCACCGTCATCGTCGGGGAGAACTTCCGCTTCGGTTACAAGGCGAGGGGCACCGTGGAGACGTTGCGGGAGCTCGGCAAGCGGTTCGGATTCACCGCGCACGAGGCGACGCTGGAGGGCCACTCCGTGTCGGAGAACGGTGGCAGCGCCGAGATCACGTACTCGTCCACCTACGTGCGATCGTGCATCAATGCCGGTGACGTGGTGGCAGCGGCCGAGGCACTCGGCCGTCCGCACCGGCTGGAGGGCATCGTCGTGCGCGGCGAAGGTCGTGGCCGTGAACTCGGTTTCCCCACGGCGAACCTGTCCCTGCCGGCGTTCTCCGCCGTGCCCGCCGACGGGGTGTACGCATGCTGGTTCGTCCGCCAAGGGCGTGATGAGGAGCCGTTGCCGGCGGCCGTGTCCGTGGGGACCAACCCGACCTTCTCCGGTAGGGAACGGACCGTGGAAGCGTTCGTGCTCGACTTCGACGCCGACCTTTACGGACAGCAGGTGGCCCTCGACTTCGTGGCTCGGCTCAGGGGGCAGATCGCGTTCGACACCACCGAGGAACTCGTCAGGCACATAGCCGACGACGTGGCGCGCACGCGACAGATCCTGGGTCGGTGACTTCCGCGCCACATATAAACGGGTGCGAATGCGAAGGCCTTGCCGGTTTCGCCCCAATGGGCGACCGGACCTGAGAAGATACCGGCACAGGCCGGCGATGTGCCGGTCGGCGTGGTGGAGGGGAGCAAGCTCAGCCGTGGATGACCACAAGATCGTCCAGCGGAACATCGCGTTGCAGCGTGAGTGGTACGGCGAACCGCTTGGTGATCGCGTACGGAGGCTTGTGGTCGCTTTCGACGTCTCGCAGGCGTATCTCGCCGAGGTCCTGGGTATCAGTGCGCCCATGTTGAGTCAGGTGATGAGCGGGCGGCGAGCGAAGATCGGCAACCCGGTCGTCCTGGCCCGGCTCATCATGCTCGAACGCAAGGTCCTGACGCCGGAGGTCGCAGCGGGCAGCAAGGAGGCCATCCGCGCGGCGTTGGAGGACGTCAAGGCTTCCCGTCCCACGGTGAACAGGGACAACTTCCCCGTCGGCGTCGGCCCCGACGAGACCGCCGTGCTCGCGGCACTGCGGGAGATCGCCGAGGAGGAGAGCCTGCTCGAAGCGGCGGAGCGGTTGGACGCGGACTTCCCCGCGATCGCCGACCTGCTTCGCAGAGCGGGGAAGGCCCAGTAGGTGTCCGACCCGGCCCGGCTGTTCACCGCGGTGACGCCGTCCGCCGCGGCGATCTCGGCACTGCGCGAGGAGTTGGGTCGGTATCCCTCCGGACGCGGCCCGTTGCGCTGGGTCGAGGTCCCGCAGTGGCACATCACGCTCGGCTTCTACGGTATGGACGACCCCGGGACCAGGGCATCCTGGTTGAAGGCCCGCCTGGCCGGGCTGCGAGCACCCACGGTGCAGCTGGTGGGAACGGGCTCGTTTCCCGGAGTATTGTGGGTCGGGGTGCGCGAACACGGCCTGACCGAAGTGGCCGACGCGATCCGTCCGGAGGACGAGAAGCGCCCGTTCCGACCCCATCTGACGCTGGCGCGGGGCAGGGCGTTCGGCACCATCGAAAGGTGGCGGCGTCTGCTCGCCGAGTTCGAAAGCCCGGCGTGGACGGCGACCGAGGTGGTGTTGTTCCGCAGCGACCGGGCCGAGGACGGTCGTCGGGCCGGTCCCCGGTACAGCGTGGTCGAGCGGTTCCCGCTTGACTCGCCGGGATGACCGTGTGCGGGCGCGGCGGTGGGGCGCTGCTGATACGCTCGATAGTTGAGTCCGGCTGCGGTCCGTGGCGGCCGGTACTTACGAGCAATGACGACACGGCACACAGTCGAGGAGTGAACACGTGGCTCTGACCGCGGAGGAGAAGAAAGCGATCCTGTCCGAGTTCGGTCTTCACGAGACCGACACGGGATCGCCCGAGGCGCAGGTGGCCCTGCTGACGAAGCGGATCACCGACCTCACCGAGCACCTCAAGGTGCACAAGCAGGACCACCATTCGCGTCGTGGTTTGTTGCTGCTGGTCGGCCGTCGTCGCCGACTGCTCAACTACCTCATGCGAGTGGACATCGAGCGGTATCGTTCGCTGATTCAGCGACTCGGCCTCCGCCGATGACAGGCCCTGAGGGGGCGTGACCCGTCTGGGTCGCGCCCCCTCGGTACAAGGAAGCAAGACCATGGGCGAGCGCAGCAATACGCGAGGGCGCCGTAGCCGGTCCTCGGTAGTGGTCGCCGGGAACCCGTTCCCGTCGGCTTCGATCGATGACCGGCCTCGTACCTCGCGTGTGCCCCGAGGAGTGGGGCGGCGCCCGCCCGGATGTACGAGGAGTAATACACAGTCATGACTGATGTCAGCGGCAATGACACACAGGCCGTGCACGAAACGGAAGCCGTGATCGACAACGGGCGGTTCGGTCAGCGCACGGTCCGATTCGAGACGGGCAGACTCGCGCGACAGGCAGCCGGGTCCGTCGTCGCGTACCTGGACGACGAGACGATGGTGCTGTCCGCCACCACCGCGTCCAAACAGCCCAAGGAACAGTTCGACTTCTTCCCGCTGACGGTGGACGTCGAGGAGCGGATGTACGCGGCCGGGCGTATCCCCGGTGCGTTCTTCCGTCGGGAAGGTCGCCCGTCCACCGACGCGATCCTGACCTGCCGGCTCATCGACCGTCCCCTGCGTCCCTCGTTCGCGGAGGGGCTGCGTAACGAGATCCAGATCGTCGTGACGGTGCAGAGCCTGCACCCGGACGACCCCTACGACGTGCTCGCCATCAACGCGGCGTCGGCTTCCACCCAGATCGCCGGACTGCCGTTCTCCGGCCCCATCGGTGGAGTGCGGCTCGGGCTGATCGACGGCGAGTGGGTCGCCTTCCCGACCTGGTCGCAGCTGGAGCGCGCCACGTTCAACATGGTCGTGGCGGGTCGTATCGTCGGGGATCGTCCCGAGGACGTCGCGATCATGATGGTCGAGGCGGAGGGGACCGAGAACACCCTCGACCTCATCGCGAACGGGGCCACCGCGCCCACGGAGAAGACCGTGGCCGAGGGCTTGGACGCGGCCAAGCCGTTCATCCGGGTGCTGTGCGAGGCGCAGCAGCGACTCGCCGACGTGGCGGCGAAGCCGGT
It encodes the following:
- a CDS encoding MFS transporter — protein: MSSRPTTTTSSGSLRSWLIWLTAAFVYVLAVFHRTSLGVAGLDAAERFGVGSAALSAFTVLQVGVYAAMQVPTGLLVDRFGPRRVLLGALTFLGLGQVLLAVAHTYALALIARGVLGLGDALTFVSVLRLAANHFPGRQYMLVTALTGALGFVGNLAATLPLALLLAGPGWTPTFLIAGLVTLAFTVVVTLRVRDTPTSRTTAAPTASATEVLAQLRAALRIPGTRLGFWTHFTTPFGQNAMVLLWGVPFLVDGQGYSATVASSLLVVFVIGAMVGGPVLGGFVGRRPELRMPLVVGYLAATGVTWAVLLGWPGQLPVGVLIPAFAVLSLGGPFSMVGFALARDYNPLPRVGTATGIVNVGGFVATMVVSLLIGVLLEATGGNYRIAFLTMVVVLALGAWRIGVWWLRARAAVFAAEDRGESVPVRLRRHRWDTGHIVAERTSASV
- a CDS encoding helix-turn-helix domain-containing protein; this encodes MDDHKIVQRNIALQREWYGEPLGDRVRRLVVAFDVSQAYLAEVLGISAPMLSQVMSGRRAKIGNPVVLARLIMLERKVLTPEVAAGSKEAIRAALEDVKASRPTVNRDNFPVGVGPDETAVLAALREIAEEESLLEAAERLDADFPAIADLLRRAGKAQ
- a CDS encoding bifunctional riboflavin kinase/FAD synthetase; translation: MQRWRGVADLPGDWGRCVVTIGVFDGVHKGHQALISQTVRTARQRGLPSVVLTFDPHPAEVLRPGSHPAQLTTLTRKAELIEQLGVDVLAVLPFTPELSRLSPEEFVHEILVERLHAATVIVGENFRFGYKARGTVETLRELGKRFGFTAHEATLEGHSVSENGGSAEITYSSTYVRSCINAGDVVAAAEALGRPHRLEGIVVRGEGRGRELGFPTANLSLPAFSAVPADGVYACWFVRQGRDEEPLPAAVSVGTNPTFSGRERTVEAFVLDFDADLYGQQVALDFVARLRGQIAFDTTEELVRHIADDVARTRQILGR
- the truB gene encoding tRNA pseudouridine(55) synthase TruB, coding for MSAQAASSGLLIVDKPGGMTSHDVVAKVRRFLRTRKVGHAGTLDPMATGVLVLGVGRATKLLGHLALDRKAYLATIVLGAATTTDDAEGEVTSSADASGVRDSDIAAEIAALTGDILQKPSAVSAVKVDGKRAYARVRAGEEVDLPARPVTVHRFDVLATRREGQRVELDVMVDCSSGTYVRALARDLGSALGVGGHLAALRRTSVGPFTLAQARTLDEVERAPGLSLSLSEAVAAAFPRVDVAASAAHAIRHGQRIPAAGIDGTYGVFGPDGRVLALARDSGRVAKSVVVLDPA
- a CDS encoding TRM11 family SAM-dependent methyltransferase, which encodes MPEYAILILPSANRVYTDTAPALVRAELSAFASTLASATLTGTDVRTIGGVDYVTLTTDRPLSDDDITTLSNVSSAYALFEVTGELLRPLPMTPVARFDSDLLTIQKYPGKTNEQFTQLLLNLTLLASRWGSDPFGRALHVLDPLCGRGTVLNQAMMYGFDATGIEIAAKDFEAYERFIKTWLRGKRIKHTAQSGVLRRNKMRLGQRLEIEYGATKEAYKAGDTRRLNYYNTDTLRTDELLRAESVDLIVTDAPYGVQHGSRAQDDSLARSPHDLLAAAIPVWNRVLRPGGAIGISYNTYVLAREKLADLLDRAGLTVVTGPGYDELVHRVDHAIVRDVVVARK
- a CDS encoding MATE family efflux transporter, which codes for MPQRVPAREVWRLAVPALGVLAAEPLYVLVDTAVVGHLGALPLAGLALGGTLLSLVSTQLTFLSYGTTARTARLHGAGRRADAVGEGVQATWLALAVGLAVLVVGQLVAEPVARLMSGDPAVAEQTVSWLRIALCGTPMILVTMAGNGWMRGVQDAARPLRYVLAGNALSAALCPVLVYPVGWGLEGSAVANVVAQTVSASLFIRALIREGVFRRPQPSVMWAQLRLGRDLVLRSLAFQACFLSATTVAARTSTEAVGAHQVVWQLWTFLALVLDSVAIAAQSLIGAALGAHDSRRARGIASQIVSYGLVFGCVLAVVFAAASPVLPGLFTTDAGVLAAIPYAWWFFVALQPVAGVVFALDGVLLGAGDATFLRNATLGSAVLGYLPLIWMSLAFGWGLAGIWTGLSLFMLLRMGFVVARWRSGGWAVVGAVRT
- the thpR gene encoding RNA 2',3'-cyclic phosphodiesterase produces the protein MSDPARLFTAVTPSAAAISALREELGRYPSGRGPLRWVEVPQWHITLGFYGMDDPGTRASWLKARLAGLRAPTVQLVGTGSFPGVLWVGVREHGLTEVADAIRPEDEKRPFRPHLTLARGRAFGTIERWRRLLAEFESPAWTATEVVLFRSDRAEDGRRAGPRYSVVERFPLDSPG
- the rpsO gene encoding 30S ribosomal protein S15; amino-acid sequence: MALTAEEKKAILSEFGLHETDTGSPEAQVALLTKRITDLTEHLKVHKQDHHSRRGLLLLVGRRRRLLNYLMRVDIERYRSLIQRLGLRR